A single Chlamydia suis DNA region contains:
- a CDS encoding DUF378 domain-containing protein, translating into MLCKVCRGLSSLIVVLGAINTGVLGVTGYKVNIATRLLGEGTLLTQAAYVMTGIAGVIVFLSFFKNCCKKRHGDCCSSKGGCHHHSDHRE; encoded by the coding sequence ATGCTTTGTAAAGTTTGTAGAGGATTATCCTCTCTTATTGTTGTTCTCGGAGCCATCAATACCGGAGTTTTAGGAGTAACAGGTTATAAAGTCAACATTGCGACTCGCCTACTTGGTGAAGGCACCCTGTTAACACAAGCTGCCTACGTAATGACGGGAATCGCAGGAGTTATAGTTTTTCTAAGCTTTTTTAAAAATTGCTGTAAAAAGCGCCATGGTGACTGCTGCTCCTCCAAAGGGGGATGCCACCACCACTCAGATCACAGAGAATAA
- the gatC gene encoding Asp-tRNA(Asn)/Glu-tRNA(Gln) amidotransferase subunit GatC: MTQSYVNKEEIISLAKNAAVELDDVHVEEFVSSMNDVIALMQEVIAIDITDIILEATVHHFVGPEDLREDMVTSDFTQEEFLANVPVSLGGLVKVPTVIK, translated from the coding sequence ATGACACAGTCATATGTAAACAAAGAAGAAATTATTTCTTTAGCAAAGAATGCTGCAGTAGAGTTGGATGATGTCCACGTGGAAGAATTCGTCTCATCTATGAACGATGTCATTGCCTTGATGCAGGAGGTTATTGCTATAGATATCACGGATATTATTCTTGAAGCTACGGTGCATCATTTCGTTGGACCCGAGGATCTTAGGGAAGACATGGTAACTTCAGATTTTACTCAAGAAGAGTTTTTAGCAAATGTTCCCGTGTCTCTGGGAGGATTAGTCAAAGTTCCTACAGTTATCAAATAG